From a region of the Calliphora vicina chromosome 4, idCalVici1.1, whole genome shotgun sequence genome:
- the LOC135959279 gene encoding cytochrome P450 4d2-like, protein MFLELLLGLIAILFVWDYFNKKHRNNVLFESCIPGPKAMPILGNAMDVRHVNSDNVIDSIRDFKRKYGKIYRFWVLHQLSVVILDPEYLEIVLSSQQMIKKSSLYDFLVGWLGRGLLLSWGKKWHSRRKIITPTFHFKILEQFVEIFDQQSSVMVKKLYEKADGKSVIDIFPVVCLCALDIIAETAMGVKVNAQEKPGLEYVQAIASLSRIMADRFVMPTQRTDFLFRLTAPKQYQESQRCIKVLHKFTTDVIEQRRAALEQSLKDGSLKTETEDSELNAKKRMALLDVLLQSNVNGVPLTNEDIREEVDTFMFEGHDTTTSGISFTLYLIARHPEIQQKLVEEIKEVIGTDKNTPVTYRELQDLKYMELVIKESQRLYPSVPAIGREIQEDIKVGAITIPANTNVNIPLFMVLRDPDYFIKPNDFIPERFDSTSNEKIHPFAYTPFSAGPRNCIGQKFAVLEIKSTVSKMLRHFELLPLGPDVKPVINLILRSKTGMHIGLKPRDLQR, encoded by the exons ATGTTTTTGGAATTGTTGTTGGGCTTAATTGCCATTTTGTTTGTGTGggattatttcaataaaaaacatcgtAATAATGTATTATTTGAATCGTGTATACCGGGACCTAAAGCAATGCCTATTTTAGGCAATGCTATGGATGTGAGACATGTTAATAGTGATA ATGTCATTGATTCTATACgcgattttaaaagaaaatatggtaaaatttaTCGGTTTTGGGTGCTGCATCAATTGAGTGTTGTTATTTTGGATCCTGAGTATTTGGAAATTGTGTTGAGCAGTCAACAGATGATTAAGAAGAGCAGTTTATATGATTTTCTGGTGGGTTGGTTGGGTCGTGGTTTGCTCTTGAGTTGGGGCAAGAAATGGCATTCGAGACGTAAGATTATAACGCCCACCTTCCATTTCAAAATTCTCGAACAATTTGTGGAGATTTTCGATCAGCAGAGCAGTGTTATGGTCAAGAAATTGTACGAGAAGGCTGATGGCAAATCGGTTATTGATATCTTCCCGGTTGTGTGTTTGTGTGCCTTGGATATTATAGCGG AAACTGCCATGGGTGTTAAGGTAAATGCCCAAGAAAAACCCGGTCTGGAATATGTCCAAGCCATAGCCAG TCTTTCCCGCATTATGGCAGATCGTTTCGTTATGCCTACGCAAAGAACTGATTTCCTATTCCGTTTAACGGCTCCCAAACAATATCAAGAATCTCAGCGTTGCATTAAAGTTTTGCATAAATTCACCACAGATGTTATAGAACAAAGGCGTGCGGCTCTCGAGCAATCGCTAAAAGATGGCTCTTTGAAAA CTGAAACTGAGGATTCCGAGTTAAATGCCAAAAAACGCATGGCTTTATTAGATGTTTTATTACAATCCAACGTGAATGGTGTGCCTTTGACCAATGAGGACATACGCGAAGAAGTTGATACATTTATGTTTGAGGGTCATGATACCACTACCAGTGGTATATCATTTACTCTTTATTTGATAGCCCGCCATCCTGAGATCCAACAGAAACTGGTGGAGGAGATCAAGGAAGTTATAGGCACTGACAAAAATACACCGGTAACCTATCGTGAGCTGCAAGATCTGAAATATATGGAATTAGTTATTAAAGAAAGTCAAAGATTATATCCTTCGGTGCCTGCTATTGGTCGCGAAATTCAAGAAGATATAAAAGTGG gcgCCATTACCATTCCCGCTAATACAAATGTAAATATTCCTTTGTTTATGGTCCTGCGCGATCCTGACTATTTCATTAAACCCAATGACTTCATACCCGAGCGCTTTGATAGCACAAGCAATGAAAAAATCCATCCCTTTGCCTATACTCCCTTCTCGGCGGGACCACGCAACTGTATCGGGCAAAAGTTTGCCGTGCTTGAAATTAAAAGTACTGTTTCGAAAATGTTGCGTCATTTTGAATTGTTACCGCTGGGACCTGATGTTAAGCCGGTGATTAATCTTATATTACGTTCAAAAACTGGTATGCATATTGGTCTTAAGCCCAGGGATTTGCAACGTTGA
- the LOC135959283 gene encoding cytochrome P450 4d2-like, whose translation MFWELLLGLIALLFIWDYFNKKHRSEVLDKSGIPGPKTLPILGNALDIKHVNSDNVIEFARDYKRKYGKIYRIWVLHQVSVVILDPKYLEIVLSSQQMIKKSSLYDFLVGWLGRGLLLSWGKKWHSRRKIITPTFHFKILEQFVEIFDQQSAVMAKKLYEKADGKTAIDIFPVVCLCALDIIAETAMGVKVNAQEQPGLEYAQAITTVARIMANRFIKPLQRTDVLFRLTAPKQYQESQRCIKVLHKFTTDVIEQRRAALEQSLKDGSLKTETEDSELNTKKRMALLDVLLQSSVNGVPLTNEDIREEVDTFMFEGHDTTTSGISFALYLIARHPEVQVKLVEEIKQVLGTDKNKPVTYRELQDLKYMECAIKESQRLYPSVPAIGREITEDITVGDIAIPAKTNLSLSLFMVLRDPDYFSNPDDFKPERFESESDEKINPFAYTPFSAGPRNCIGQKFAMLEMKSTLSKMLRHFELLPLGPDVKPVINLILRSTTGIHVGLRPRDL comes from the exons ATGTTTTGGGAATTACTGCTAGGCTTGATTGCCTTGCTCTTCATATGggattatttcaataaaaaacatcgcAGTGAAGTATTGGATAAATCGGGTATACCAGGACCTAAAACTTTGCCCATACTGGGCAATGCCTTGGATATTAAACATGTGAATAGTGATA ATGTCATTGAGTTTGCTCGtgattataaaagaaaatatggtaaaatttaTCGCATTTGGGTGCTGCATCAAGTGAGTGTGGTTATTTTGGATCCTAAGTACTTGGAAATTGTTTTGAGCAGCCAACAAATGATTAAGAAAAGTAGTTTATATGATTTTCTGGTGGGTTGGTTGGGTCGTGGTCTGCTGTTGAGTTGGGGCAAGAAATGGCATTCGAGACGTAAGATTATAACACCCACCTTCCATTTCAAAATTCTTGAACAATTTGTGGAGATTTTCGATCAGCAAAGTGCTGTGATGGCGAAGAAATTGTATGAGAAGGCTGATGGTAAAACTGCAATTGATATATTTCCGGTGGTGTGTTTGTGTGCTTTGGATATTATAGCGG AAACTGCCATGGGTGTTAAAGTAAATGCCCAGGAACAGCCTGGCCTAGAATATGCCCAAGCCATAACAAC TGTGGCCCGCATAATGGCGAATCGTTTTATTAAGCCTCTGCAAAGAACTGATGTCCTATTCCGTTTAACAGCCCCCAAGCAATATCAAGAATCTCAGCGTTGCATTAAAGTCTTGCATAAATTCACCACAGATGTTATAGAACAAAGGCGTGCGGCTCTCGAGCAATCGCTAAAAGATGGCTCTTTGAAAA CTGAAACTGAGGATTCCGaattaaataccaaaaaacgCATGGCCTTATTAGATGTTTTATTGCAATCCTCTGTGAATGGTGTGCCTTTGACCAATGAGGATATACGCGAAGAAGTTGATACTTTTATGTTTGAGGGACATGATACCACTACTAGTGGCATATCATTTGCCTTGTATTTAATAGCCCGCCATCCGGAGGTCCAAGTGAAACTAGTGGAGGAGATTAAACAAGTTCTGGGTACCGACAAAAATAAACCGGTTACATATCGTGAGCTACAAGATCTGAAATATATGGAATGTGCTATAAAGGAAAGTCAAAGATTATATCCTTCAGTGCCTGCCATAGGCAGGGAAATAACCGAGGATATAACAGTGG GCGACATTGCCATACCCGCTAAAACTAATCTCAGTTTATCTCTATTTATGGTTTTACGTGATCCCGATTACTTCTCAAATCCCGATGACTTTAAACCCGAACGTTTTGAGAGCGAAAGCGATGAGAAAATCAATCCCTTTGCCTATACTCCCTTCTCGGCGGGACCACGCAACTGTATTGGCCAAAAGTTTGCCATGCTGGAAATGAAGAGTACTTTATCGAAAATGTTGCGTCATTTTGAATTATTACCGCTGGGACCAGATGTTAAACCGGTAATTAATCTAATTTTACGTTCCACAACTGGTATACATGTTGGACTTAGACCTCGAGATTTGTAA
- the LOC135959281 gene encoding cytochrome P450 4d2-like, with product MFTELLMGLIALLFVWDYINKKYRNDVLEKSCIPGPKVMPILGNAMDLRHVNSDNVIDSIHDFKRKYGKIYRLWVLHQLTVVILDPKYLEIVLNSQQMLKKSTLYDFMASWLGRGLLLSWGKKWHSRRKIITPTFHFKILEEFVEIFDQQGSVMMKKLYEKADGKTAVDIFPVVCLCALDIIAETSMGVKVNAQENPGLEYVLAIDSLGRILAERFIRPLQRTDLLFRLTAPKQYQESQRCIKVLHEFTINVIEQRRAALEQSLKDGSLKTATEDSELNTKKRMALLDVLLQSNVNGVPLTNKDIREEVDTFMVAGHDTTASGISFTLHLLARHPEIQQKLVEEIKEVIGTDKNKPVTIRDLQELKYMECVIKESVRLYPPGPIIGRQIQEDVKVGDITIPANTNIDIPLFMIMRDPDYFIKPNDFIPERFESTSDEKIHPFAYIPFSAGPRNCIGQKFAMLETKSIVSKILRHFELLPLGPDVKPLINVVLRSKTGMHIGLKPRDLQH from the exons ATGTTTACGGAATTGCTGATGGGCTTAATTGCCCTTTTATTTGTGTGGGActatatcaataaaaaatatcgtAATGATGTGTTGGAGAAATCGTGTATACCGGGACCTAAAGTAATGCCTATTCTAGGCAATGCTATGGACTTGAGACATGTTAATAGTGATA ATGTTATTGATTCTATAcatgattttaaaagaaaatatggtAAAATCTATCGCTTGTGGGTGCTGCATCAATTGACTGTTGTTATATTGGATCCCAAATATTTGGAGATTGTTCTGAACAGCCAACAGATGCTGAAAAAGAGTACTTTATATGATTTTATGGCGAGTTGGTTGGGTCGCGGTCTACTGCTGAGTTGGGGCAAGAAATGGCATTCGAGGCGTAAAATTATAACGCCCACCTTCCACTTCAAAATTCTTGAAGAATTTGTGGAGATTTTCGATCAGCAGGGCAGTGTTATGATGAAGAAATTGTACGAAAAGGCTGATGGCAAAACCGCAGTTGATATATTTCCGGTGGTGTGTTTGTGTGCATTGGATATTATAGCGG AGACTTCCATGGGTGTTAAAGTAAATGCCCAAGAAAATCCTGGTTTGGAATATGTCCTAGCCATAGACAG CCTTGGTCGCATATTGGCAGAACGTTTCATTAGACCTCTGCAAAGAACTGATTTGCTATTCCGCTTAACGGCCCCCAAACAATACCAAGAGTCTCAGCGTTGCATTAAAGTTTTGCATGAATTCACCATAAATGTTATAGAACAAAGAAGGGCGGCTCTCGAGCAATCGCTAAAAGATGGCTCTTTGAAAa CTGCAACTGAGGATTCCGaattaaataccaaaaaacgCATGGCTTTACTAGATGTTTTATTGCAATCCAACGTGAATGGTGTGCCTTTGACCAATAAGGACATACGCGAAGAAGTTGATACATTTATGGTTGCTGGTCATGATACCACAGCCAGTGGCATATCATTTACTCTACATTTGTTAGCCCGCCATCCCGAGATCCAACAAAAACTGGTGGAGGAGATCAAAGAAGTTATAGGCACTGACAAAAATAAACCAGTGACAATTCGTGACCTACAAGAGCTCAAATATATGGAATGTGTCATAAAGGAAAGCGTTAGATTATATCCTCCCGGACCTATTATTGGTCGCCAAATACAAGAAGATGTTAAAGTGG GCGATATTACCATACCTGCTAATACAAATATAGATATACCTTTGTTTATGATCATGCGTGATCctgattattttattaaacccAATGATTTCATACCCGAACGCTTTGAAAGTACCAGCGATGAAAAAATCCACCCCTTTGCCTATATCCCGTTCTCGGCGGGACCACGCAACTGTATAGGGCAAAAGTTTGCCATGTTGGAAACAAAAAGTATTGTATCGAAAATATTGCGTCATTTTGAATTGTTACCGCTGGGACCTGATGTTAAGCCGTTGATTAATGTTGTATTACGCTCAAAAACTGGCATGCATATTGGACTTAAGCCCAGAGATTTACAACATTGA
- the LOC135959284 gene encoding cytochrome P450 4d2-like, translated as MFIELILGVIGFLLVWDYLSKKHRNDVFAKAKIQGPKTLPILGNSLDIKHVNTENMIDFVQQCKEKYGKIYRIWVLHQVSVFVLDVKYLEVILGSQQMIKKSRLYDFIVGWLGRGLLMSWGKKWHSRRKIITPTFHFKILEQFVEIFDQQSSVMVNKLYEKADGKTEIDIFPVVCLCALDIITETAMGVKVNAQEKSGLEYVQAIANMSRISANRVFSPLQRTDFLFRLTAPKLFKETQRCISKLHKFTIDVIEQRRSALEQSIKNGSLKKETEDSDLNTKKRMALLDVLLQSTINGTALTNEDIREEVDTFMFEGHDTTTSGIAFALYLIARHPEVQEKLLEEIKHVLGTDKYKPVAFRDLQDLKYMELVIKETLRLYPSVPVIGREITEDTVVGDVVIPANTSVNINLFAVMRDSDYFDEPNAFKPERFSDDCNQKVNPFAYTPFSAGPRNCIGQKFATMEMKSTISKMLRHFELLPLGPDAKPIINLILRSSTGVHIGLRPRVL; from the exons ATGTTCATAGAATTAATCTTGGGAGTAATAGGCTTTCTACTAGTCTGGGATTATTTGAGTAAAAAACATCGTAATGATGTTTTTGCCAAAGCGAAAATACAAGGACCAAAGACATTGCCTATATTGGGTAATTCCTTGGACATAAAACATGTTAATACAGAAA aTATGATTGATTTTGTGCAACAGTGTAAAGAGAAATATGGCAAAATCTATCGGATTTGGGTGCTGCATCAAGTGAGTGTTTTTGTTTTGGATGTGAAATATTTGGAAGTGATTTTGGGCAGCCAACAAATGATTAAGAAGAGTCGTTTATATGATTTTATTGTGGGCTGGTTGGGGCGTGGCTTACTTATGAGTTGGGGCAAGAAATGGCATTCCAGGCGTAAGATTATTACACCCACCTTTCATTTCAAAATCCTGGAGCAGTTTGTGGAGATTTTCGATCAGCAGAGCAGTGTTATGGTGAATAAATTATATGAGAAGGCTGATGGCAAGACAGAGATCGATATATTTCCGGTGGTGTGCTTGTGTGCCCTGGATATTATAACGG AAACTGCCATGGGCGTAAAAGTTAATGCCCAAGAGAAGTCAGGTCTGGAATATGTGCAGGCCATAGCCAA TATGTCCAGAATTTCGGCCAATCGTGTGTTTAGTCCTCTACAAAGAACTGATTTTCTGTTTCGTTTAACCGCTCCCAAATTGTTTAAAGAAACTCAACGCTGTATTTCCAAACTGCATAAATTCACCATAGATGTTATAGAACAGCGGCGCTCGGCACTGGAACAATCCATTAAAAATGGCAGTCttaaaa AAGAAACTGAAGATTCTgatttaaataccaaaaaacgCATGGCCTTATTAGATGTTTTATTGCAGTCCACGATTAATGGCACCGCTTTGACCAATGAGGACATACGCGAAGAAGTTGATACCTTTATGTTTGAGGGTCATGATACCACTACTAGCGGCATAGCATTTGCTCTTTATTTGATTGCCCGTCATCCCGAGGTGCAAGAGAAATTGTTGGAGGAAATCAAACATGTTTTGGGCACCGACAAGTACAAACCAGTGGCTTTTAGGGACTTGCAAgatttgaaatatatggaattgGTGATCAAAGAAACCTTAAGATTATATCCCTCGGTACCGGTTATAGGCAGAGAAATAACCGAGGATACAGTAGTGG GTGATGTCGTCATACCCGCCAATACCAGTGTTAACATCAATCTTTTCGCTGTTATGCGCGATTCGGATTATTTTGATGAACCCAATGCCTTTAAACCCGAACGTTTCTCTGATGATTGCAACCAGAAAGTCAATCCTTTTGCCTACACCCCCTTTTCGGCTGGGCCACGCAATTGTATTGGCCAAAAGTTTGCCACCATGGAAATGAAGAGTACCATATCGAAAATGTTGCGCCATTTTGAATTGTTACCCTTGGGTCCCGATGCTAAGCCTATAATTAATCTTATTTTACGTTCATCGACCGGTGTTCATATTGGTCTTAGACCAAGAGTTTTAtag